Proteins encoded by one window of uncultured Draconibacterium sp.:
- a CDS encoding serine hydrolase domain-containing protein — translation MKKLIYLLSVLLVVGISCTTEDPKIKEAEDYLEQLRVESESIGWTATVSVDNEIVFSKGFGLANYEQQVPVYPGKTKFRIGSISKALTAAGLGILIEEGKIDLDASVQKYVPDFPKKKYGITTRQVAGHLAGIRHYNGNEFLSSKYYPTVKDGLTIFMNDTLLFEPGTQYSYSSYGFNLLSAIMEGASGEEFLNFMQTRVFDPLGMTETTAERMDSLILFRAGYYDMDNGKVINAPFVDNSYKWAGGGFISTSEDLVKFGNAMLNNAIFPEEVKQLLITPQTLSDGKKTGYGMGFASGIDEFERNYYGHGGGSVGGCSNLIIYPEEKMVVAVITNDTRAKVGSEIYKIAEILLKD, via the coding sequence ATGAAAAAATTGATTTATCTACTGTCCGTATTGTTGGTAGTTGGTATTTCCTGTACAACTGAAGATCCAAAAATAAAAGAAGCGGAAGACTACCTTGAACAACTACGTGTTGAAAGCGAATCGATAGGATGGACGGCCACAGTATCGGTTGATAATGAGATCGTCTTTTCAAAAGGATTTGGCTTGGCAAACTACGAGCAACAAGTGCCGGTTTATCCCGGAAAAACAAAATTCAGAATTGGAAGTATTTCAAAGGCGCTTACAGCAGCCGGGCTGGGAATTCTAATTGAAGAGGGAAAAATAGACCTTGATGCCTCGGTTCAGAAATATGTGCCTGATTTCCCGAAAAAGAAATATGGAATTACCACCCGACAGGTGGCCGGACATTTGGCCGGCATTCGGCATTACAATGGAAACGAATTTCTTTCCTCGAAATACTATCCAACGGTAAAAGATGGATTGACTATTTTTATGAATGATACACTACTGTTTGAGCCGGGTACTCAATACAGTTATTCCAGTTACGGTTTTAACCTGCTGAGTGCAATCATGGAAGGGGCATCAGGTGAAGAGTTTTTGAATTTTATGCAAACACGCGTTTTCGATCCACTTGGAATGACGGAAACGACAGCTGAACGAATGGATTCTCTCATATTGTTTCGTGCCGGCTATTATGATATGGATAACGGAAAAGTGATAAATGCACCTTTCGTTGATAATAGCTACAAATGGGCTGGTGGTGGCTTTATTTCCACGTCTGAAGACTTGGTGAAGTTTGGGAATGCCATGTTGAATAACGCGATATTTCCGGAAGAAGTAAAACAACTATTGATTACTCCTCAAACCCTGAGTGATGGTAAAAAGACAGGATATGGAATGGGCTTTGCTTCCGGTATTGACGAATTTGAACGTAACTATTACGGACATGGCGGAGGTTCGGTTGGAGGTTGCAGTAATCTTATTATTTACCCTGAAGAGAAAATGGTGGTTGCTGTTATTACGAATGATACGCGTGCGAAAGTTGGGAGTGAGATTTATAAAATTGCAGAAATATTGTTAAAAGATTAG
- the folE gene encoding GTP cyclohydrolase I FolE: protein MSYREEIIITNIDNKKNGKTNGHENHDTIGDNHVATSIDTPMRDDAFELSDERKMEIIEDKFRDIMETMGLDLNDDSLKGTPHRVAKMFVQEIFNGLNPANKPKVSVFENKFNYGEMLVEKNINMNSTCEHHFLPIVGKAHVAYISSGEVIGLSKINRIVDYFARRPQVQERLTVQIANELKTILKTEDVAVVIDAKHMCVSSRGIQDESSSTVTAEYSGKFKDKGVREEFLRYIEL from the coding sequence ATGAGTTACAGGGAAGAAATAATAATTACCAACATTGACAACAAAAAGAATGGTAAGACAAACGGACATGAGAATCATGATACAATAGGAGATAATCATGTTGCAACATCAATTGATACACCAATGCGCGATGATGCTTTTGAGCTGAGCGATGAGCGCAAAATGGAGATTATTGAAGACAAGTTTCGCGACATAATGGAAACAATGGGACTTGATTTGAATGATGACAGTTTGAAAGGAACACCGCACCGTGTTGCAAAAATGTTTGTACAGGAAATCTTCAATGGTTTAAATCCTGCCAACAAACCTAAAGTTTCCGTTTTCGAGAATAAATTCAATTACGGCGAAATGCTGGTGGAAAAGAACATTAATATGAATTCCACCTGCGAACACCATTTTTTACCTATCGTTGGAAAAGCTCATGTTGCATACATTTCATCGGGTGAGGTAATTGGTTTAAGCAAAATAAACCGTATAGTTGACTATTTTGCTCGCCGTCCGCAGGTGCAGGAACGTTTAACCGTACAAATTGCCAACGAGCTTAAAACAATCCTCAAAACTGAAGATGTGGCAGTAGTTATCGATGCCAAACACATGTGTGTTTCATCACGCGGAATTCAGGATGAAAGCAGCAGTACGGTTACAGCTGAATATTCCGGAAAATTCAAAGACAAAGGTGTTCGAGAAGAGTTCCTGCGATATATTGAACTTTAG
- a CDS encoding TlpA disulfide reductase family protein, with the protein MKRLTVLIILAFLAINTFAQDEFTLVKEGDTAPDFSINMEDGSVKKLSDLKGKVVWINFFADWCPPCRKELPHLEKEVYQKLKENKNFEVLVIGREHDWATVNKFKTDNNYTLPFYPDPKRDIFSKYAKQNIPRNFIIDKDGKIAVASIGFEEDEFNEIIVRVNELLK; encoded by the coding sequence ATGAAACGATTAACAGTACTGATCATACTAGCATTCTTAGCGATAAACACGTTTGCACAAGACGAATTTACCCTGGTAAAAGAAGGCGACACTGCTCCCGACTTTTCAATAAACATGGAAGACGGATCAGTAAAAAAATTATCTGATTTAAAAGGCAAAGTAGTGTGGATTAACTTTTTTGCCGATTGGTGTCCGCCTTGCCGCAAAGAGTTGCCGCATCTTGAAAAGGAAGTGTACCAAAAACTAAAGGAAAACAAAAATTTCGAGGTTTTGGTAATTGGTCGCGAGCACGATTGGGCAACGGTAAACAAATTTAAAACCGACAATAATTATACACTCCCCTTCTACCCCGATCCCAAACGCGATATATTTTCGAAATATGCCAAACAAAACATTCCGCGTAATTTTATTATCGATAAAGACGGAAAAATTGCAGTTGCATCCATTGGTTTTGAAGAAGATGAATTCAATGAAATTATAGTAAGGGTAAACGAATTATTAAAGTAG
- the uxuA gene encoding mannonate dehydratase — MALEKTWRWFGEKDLVSLDDLQQMGVEGVVTALHHIPNGEVWPVEEILKVKTAIEKRGMRWSVVESLPVSEGIKICSNDRERLIANYQQSVRNLGQCGIDTICYNFMPVLDWARTDLHFKLKNGGESMYFDFPTFVAFDVFILKRPGAETDYPAEIVEKAKAVFEKMTEQQAEELAYNIIVVTQGFIDGVIDGSVPDPKSLFLEFIDRYKNIGKVQLRNHLKAFLDDVIPVAEEAGVKLAIHPDDPPFPVLGLPRIIGQLEDYEWLFKANASPNNGVTFCAGSLSARKENDLLEVIEKTRERIHFVHLRNTHLLEDGSFYESGHLSGTQNMVKIVVALLQEQKRRIQLGKKDFKMPVRPDHGIKILDDYKHDYNPGYPLIGRLKGLAELEGLMHGIEYVLP; from the coding sequence ATGGCTTTAGAAAAAACGTGGCGTTGGTTTGGAGAGAAAGATCTGGTGTCGCTTGATGATTTGCAACAAATGGGAGTGGAAGGAGTGGTTACCGCCCTGCATCACATTCCAAATGGAGAAGTTTGGCCGGTTGAAGAAATTTTAAAGGTAAAAACAGCCATTGAAAAACGAGGCATGCGTTGGAGTGTTGTGGAGAGCCTTCCAGTTTCGGAGGGCATAAAAATCTGCTCGAACGACCGCGAACGTCTGATTGCCAACTACCAGCAATCGGTGCGAAACCTTGGCCAGTGTGGTATCGACACGATTTGCTACAATTTTATGCCGGTTTTGGATTGGGCACGTACCGATTTGCATTTCAAGCTAAAAAATGGCGGCGAATCGATGTATTTTGATTTCCCCACTTTTGTGGCTTTTGACGTTTTTATTCTGAAACGCCCGGGGGCCGAAACAGATTATCCTGCCGAAATTGTTGAAAAGGCCAAAGCGGTTTTCGAAAAAATGACGGAACAGCAAGCCGAAGAACTGGCCTACAATATTATCGTGGTTACACAGGGGTTTATCGATGGCGTGATTGACGGTTCGGTGCCCGATCCAAAAAGCCTTTTCCTGGAGTTTATAGACCGTTACAAGAACATTGGAAAAGTGCAGCTGCGTAACCATTTAAAAGCTTTTCTTGATGATGTTATTCCGGTGGCTGAAGAAGCCGGAGTAAAACTGGCCATTCACCCCGACGATCCACCGTTTCCGGTATTGGGATTACCGCGAATTATTGGTCAACTGGAAGATTACGAATGGCTTTTTAAAGCCAATGCTTCGCCAAACAATGGGGTAACTTTTTGCGCCGGATCACTCTCGGCACGAAAAGAAAACGATTTGCTGGAAGTGATTGAGAAAACCCGCGAACGCATTCATTTTGTGCATTTACGAAATACACATTTACTCGAAGATGGGAGCTTTTACGAATCGGGGCATTTAAGCGGTACACAAAACATGGTAAAAATTGTGGTAGCCCTTCTTCAGGAACAAAAGCGTAGAATACAGTTAGGGAAAAAGGATTTTAAGATGCCAGTAAGACCTGATCATGGTATTAAGATTCTGGATGATTACAAACATGATTACAATCCTGGATATCCTTTAATCGGGCGATTAAAAGGACTTGCTGAACTGGAAGGTTTAATGCATGGAATTGAATATGTATTGCCTTAG
- a CDS encoding IS110 family transposase has translation MNPVEEFPRIIERGCGLDVHKDTVVASIKGKDIVERTETFGTFTEELEKLIGFLQNEGVSHIAMESTGVYWKPVYYVLEEYFEILLVNARHVKNVPGQKTDKMDSEWIAKLLLSGLLKGSFVPRQGIRELRVLHRHRRKLIHQRTAEKNRLQNILEDANIKLGSVVSDVFGKTGTAIVLAIASGEKDPGKLSELAKGSLVRKKAELKKALYGRITEHHIFMLQLILASMEHINNQIDCIEKRIDKYLNSMRNDVELLLTIPGVSVQIAAGILAEIGNDMVFFPSAKHLASWAGVCPGNNESAGKKYSSKITHGNKYLKTTLVEAAWAASHSKDCLMAAKHKTIAARRGSKKANMAIGHKILTAAYFVLRDKTPYLLSSQNKAIEEQRRLKRIQRLERQLADLKSVYQN, from the coding sequence ATGAATCCTGTCGAAGAATTCCCAAGAATCATTGAGCGAGGTTGTGGCCTTGATGTTCATAAGGACACAGTAGTCGCCAGCATCAAAGGTAAAGATATTGTTGAACGAACTGAAACTTTTGGCACATTTACCGAAGAACTTGAAAAGCTGATTGGTTTTCTCCAGAATGAAGGAGTAAGCCATATTGCGATGGAGAGCACAGGAGTTTATTGGAAACCTGTTTACTATGTACTTGAAGAATATTTTGAGATTTTACTGGTCAATGCCAGGCATGTAAAAAATGTTCCGGGGCAAAAAACGGATAAAATGGACAGTGAATGGATTGCCAAACTTCTGTTGAGTGGCTTGCTTAAAGGAAGTTTTGTTCCACGTCAAGGCATAAGAGAACTTCGGGTTTTGCACCGCCACCGAAGAAAACTGATACATCAGCGTACTGCTGAAAAGAACCGTTTGCAGAACATCCTTGAAGATGCCAACATCAAGCTAGGCAGCGTAGTTAGTGATGTTTTTGGCAAAACAGGAACAGCAATTGTTTTGGCAATCGCATCGGGAGAAAAAGACCCGGGGAAATTATCAGAACTGGCAAAAGGATCTTTGGTCAGAAAAAAAGCCGAACTAAAGAAGGCTTTATACGGAAGGATTACCGAACATCATATTTTTATGCTTCAACTGATTCTTGCATCAATGGAACATATCAATAATCAAATTGACTGCATTGAAAAAAGAATTGACAAATATCTTAACTCCATGAGAAATGATGTTGAATTATTACTTACTATTCCAGGAGTGTCGGTACAAATAGCTGCTGGGATACTTGCTGAAATTGGAAATGACATGGTATTCTTTCCGTCAGCGAAACATCTTGCCTCATGGGCAGGCGTGTGTCCAGGAAATAACGAAAGTGCCGGTAAAAAATATTCTTCAAAAATAACACATGGCAACAAATACCTGAAAACAACCCTGGTTGAAGCTGCATGGGCAGCATCACATTCTAAAGATTGTTTAATGGCTGCAAAACATAAGACAATTGCCGCACGTAGAGGAAGTAAGAAAGCAAATATGGCAATAGGACATAAGATCCTGACGGCTGCTTACTTTGTTCTAAGGGACAAAACGCCTTACTTATTAAGTAGCCAGAACAAGGCAATTGAAGAACAAAGAAGATTAAAAAGAATACAACGGTTAGAAAGACAATTAGCAGATTTAAAAAGCGTCTATCAAAATTAA
- a CDS encoding phosphoribosylaminoimidazolesuccinocarboxamide synthase yields the protein MGNALTKTSFNFPGQKSHYKGKVRDVYNINDDFLVMVVSDRISAFDVVLPKGIPFKGQVLNQIAEKFLDATADIVPNWKIATPDPNVTVGHFCETFPVEMIVRGYLTGSSWRLYKNGGRDICGVPLPEGLKEHQAFPEPLLTPTTKAEQGAHDENISREEIIKQGLVSEEDYKELERISLALFKRGSEIANEMGLILVDTKYEFGKKDGQIYLIDEIHTPDSSRYFYADGYQERFDKGENQKQLSKEFVREWLMENNFQGRDGDVLPEIPESFVNEVSERYIELYENITGDKFVKSDTSKIEDRIESAVNDFLKQA from the coding sequence ATGGGTAACGCACTTACAAAAACAAGTTTCAATTTCCCGGGACAAAAGAGCCACTACAAAGGTAAAGTTCGCGACGTATACAACATCAACGACGATTTTTTGGTGATGGTTGTTTCCGATCGTATTTCGGCATTCGACGTGGTTTTGCCTAAAGGAATCCCTTTTAAAGGTCAGGTTCTAAACCAGATTGCAGAGAAATTTCTGGATGCAACCGCTGATATTGTTCCAAACTGGAAAATAGCAACACCCGATCCGAACGTAACAGTAGGTCATTTTTGCGAAACTTTCCCGGTAGAAATGATCGTGCGCGGTTATTTAACCGGAAGTTCCTGGAGATTGTATAAAAATGGCGGTCGCGATATTTGCGGCGTTCCACTTCCTGAAGGTTTGAAAGAACACCAGGCATTTCCTGAGCCGCTGTTAACGCCAACAACAAAAGCAGAGCAAGGTGCCCACGACGAAAATATTTCGCGTGAAGAGATTATTAAACAAGGCTTGGTTTCAGAAGAAGATTACAAAGAACTGGAGCGTATTTCGCTGGCTCTTTTTAAACGCGGTAGCGAAATTGCGAATGAAATGGGATTGATTCTGGTAGATACCAAATACGAGTTTGGTAAAAAAGATGGTCAGATTTACCTGATCGACGAAATTCATACACCTGATTCATCGCGTTATTTCTACGCCGATGGTTACCAGGAGCGCTTTGACAAAGGCGAAAACCAAAAGCAACTTTCAAAAGAATTTGTTCGCGAGTGGTTGATGGAAAATAATTTCCAGGGCCGCGACGGAGATGTACTTCCTGAAATTCCTGAGTCGTTTGTTAACGAGGTATCGGAAAGGTACATTGAATTGTACGAAAACATTACCGGCGATAAATTCGTAAAATCAGACACCTCGAAAATTGAAGACCGCATTGAATCGGCCGTTAATGATTTTTTGAAGCAAGCTTAA
- a CDS encoding tRNA-dihydrouridine synthase, which produces MNNFWQEFNGPAFSLAPMEDVTDTVFREIVMGMTAPGKLHMVFTEFTSVEGMNHPVGRERVSERLIVNDSERALLKKLNIKIVAQIWGRNPEIYHNIAKYITENYDFDGIDINMGCPVKKVFKIGACSALIGEPERAKEIILATKEATHLPVSVKTRTGIKEHITENWIANLLEVDPAAIILHGRTQRMQSEGDANWNEIAKAVQLKNSLKPHIPVHGNGDVFSYEQGLERVKQTGVNGVMVGRGIFQNPWFFNPEKQEISMEDRIAKLLDHTRLFEQTWSPDKNFNILKRFYKIYLNSFPGAAKMRADLMEVKNYDEVYRYFNS; this is translated from the coding sequence ATGAATAATTTCTGGCAAGAATTTAATGGCCCCGCTTTTTCGCTGGCTCCCATGGAGGATGTTACCGACACGGTTTTTCGTGAAATAGTAATGGGAATGACAGCCCCGGGAAAACTACATATGGTTTTTACCGAGTTCACTTCGGTTGAAGGCATGAACCATCCGGTGGGTCGCGAAAGGGTTTCTGAACGCTTGATCGTTAATGATTCGGAACGTGCTTTACTCAAAAAGCTCAACATTAAAATTGTTGCTCAAATCTGGGGGCGAAATCCCGAGATTTACCACAATATTGCCAAATACATAACCGAGAATTATGATTTCGATGGCATCGACATTAATATGGGATGTCCGGTAAAAAAAGTGTTTAAAATTGGTGCTTGCAGTGCATTGATTGGCGAACCGGAACGTGCAAAAGAAATTATTCTGGCAACAAAAGAAGCCACTCACCTGCCCGTTAGCGTAAAAACCCGCACCGGAATAAAAGAGCATATAACCGAAAACTGGATTGCCAATTTACTTGAAGTTGATCCGGCAGCTATTATCCTGCACGGACGAACTCAACGAATGCAATCGGAAGGCGATGCCAACTGGAATGAAATTGCAAAGGCAGTTCAGTTGAAGAATAGCTTAAAACCGCATATTCCGGTTCATGGAAACGGTGATGTATTTTCATACGAACAAGGACTTGAGCGAGTAAAACAAACCGGTGTTAATGGTGTAATGGTAGGACGTGGTATTTTCCAGAATCCATGGTTCTTTAATCCTGAAAAACAAGAAATTTCTATGGAAGATCGAATTGCCAAACTGCTTGACCACACCCGACTTTTTGAGCAAACCTGGAGCCCCGATAAAAATTTCAATATACTGAAACGCTTCTATAAAATTTACCTGAACTCGTTTCCGGGTGCTGCAAAAATGCGTGCCGATTTGATGGAAGTAAAAAACTACGATGAAGTATATCGGTACTTCAATTCATAA
- a CDS encoding PQQ-binding-like beta-propeller repeat protein — MKNLLLLPAILLLFSCSSNKTEIYQWRGEDRKGIFDEQNLLKEWPEAGPDELWYVEGIGDGYGSPTITDNEIFITGAIDSTATLFCIDLNGEIKWQVPFGKEWVTSYPGSRSQPTVINDLIYIGSGMGNLFCLNRLNGAVVWEKHFVEDFDGIYPRFGHSEAPVIDGDKVFWTPGGKEHNVVGLNRFSGELIWSNPGHSERSGYNPGTLIKLPSRNIFVTFSAYNMMGFDTETGELLWTHAQDNVPLDKRQPGMGDTHSNCVIYDNGYIYYAAGDGNCGVKLHLSEDGTEINEVWRNTGFDSYMGGIVKIDDNLYGSATSKKFFRGINATSGQLTDSLKLGWGAVVSADDLLYYYGQNGTLSLVGFDDAGKMNQISKFKITRGAKEHFSHPVIKNGILYQRHGQVLMAFDIKSEG, encoded by the coding sequence ATGAAAAACCTTTTACTACTACCCGCAATCCTGCTACTTTTTTCCTGCAGTTCGAACAAAACCGAGATTTACCAATGGCGAGGTGAAGACCGCAAAGGTATTTTCGATGAACAGAATCTTTTAAAAGAATGGCCGGAAGCAGGACCTGATGAATTGTGGTATGTTGAAGGTATTGGAGACGGATACGGATCGCCAACAATAACCGATAACGAGATTTTTATAACCGGAGCTATCGACAGCACAGCAACACTTTTTTGCATTGATTTAAACGGCGAAATAAAATGGCAGGTACCTTTCGGAAAAGAATGGGTGACCAGTTATCCGGGATCGCGCTCGCAACCCACTGTTATTAACGATTTAATTTATATTGGTTCGGGAATGGGAAACCTTTTTTGTCTGAATCGCTTAAATGGAGCAGTAGTTTGGGAAAAACATTTTGTGGAAGATTTTGATGGTATTTATCCGCGTTTTGGCCACTCGGAAGCACCTGTAATCGATGGCGATAAAGTATTCTGGACTCCCGGTGGCAAAGAACACAACGTGGTTGGCTTGAATCGTTTTTCGGGCGAGTTAATTTGGAGCAATCCTGGTCACAGCGAACGATCGGGGTATAATCCGGGAACATTGATAAAACTCCCATCACGGAATATATTTGTCACTTTCTCTGCATACAACATGATGGGCTTTGACACAGAAACCGGTGAACTTTTGTGGACACATGCACAAGATAATGTTCCGCTCGACAAACGTCAACCCGGAATGGGCGACACACACAGCAACTGCGTAATTTACGATAACGGATATATTTATTACGCAGCGGGCGATGGTAATTGTGGAGTAAAACTCCATCTCTCGGAAGACGGAACTGAAATTAATGAAGTTTGGCGTAATACAGGTTTCGACAGTTACATGGGTGGAATTGTAAAAATTGACGACAATTTATACGGCAGTGCCACATCAAAAAAATTCTTCAGAGGTATTAATGCTACTAGCGGACAATTAACCGACTCCCTAAAACTGGGTTGGGGAGCCGTTGTTTCAGCTGACGATTTGCTGTATTACTATGGTCAGAACGGAACGCTATCGTTAGTTGGCTTTGATGATGCCGGAAAAATGAATCAGATCAGCAAATTTAAAATTACAAGAGGTGCGAAAGAACATTTCTCTCACCCGGTAATTAAAAACGGCATTTTATACCAACGACACGGGCAAGTGCTGATGGCTTTTGATATTAAGAGTGAAGGCTAA
- a CDS encoding rhodanese-related sulfurtransferase, producing MFLYNRVNKEELKKRLAEETFQRKTISFYRYHILDNPQEFRDKLFRDWFPLDCFGRIYVAREGINAQMSVPEHHWDAFVETLKKYEILQDIPIKYAIEDDGKSFYKLTIKVRPKLVADGLDDDAYDVTNVGKHLSGVEFHQYIGQENTVVVDMRNYYESEIGHFEGAICPEADTFREELDIVTDLLEDKKDKKVLLYCTGGIRCEKASAYLKHQGFTDVNQLHGGILEYARQIKTAKLDSKFLGKNFVFDERLGESVNGEIISKCHQCGKPCDSHTNCDNHGCHILFIQCPECAEKYHGCCTPECADEKVNGTGRPSDLRIGFGNSRKFRKSLSLMQLEQEKLNVQ from the coding sequence ATGTTTTTATACAATCGGGTAAATAAAGAAGAACTTAAAAAGAGGCTGGCAGAAGAAACCTTTCAGCGCAAAACGATATCATTTTATCGCTACCACATTCTTGATAATCCACAAGAGTTCAGAGACAAGCTTTTCCGCGACTGGTTTCCGTTGGATTGCTTTGGCCGTATTTATGTTGCCCGCGAAGGGATTAACGCGCAAATGAGTGTTCCGGAACATCACTGGGATGCCTTTGTTGAGACATTGAAAAAATATGAGATACTGCAGGACATCCCGATTAAATATGCCATTGAAGACGATGGGAAATCGTTTTACAAACTTACCATTAAAGTGCGCCCAAAACTGGTTGCCGATGGTTTGGATGATGATGCTTACGATGTTACTAATGTGGGAAAACATTTATCGGGTGTTGAATTTCATCAATACATCGGGCAGGAAAATACTGTGGTTGTTGACATGCGCAATTATTACGAAAGTGAAATTGGTCATTTTGAAGGGGCAATTTGCCCGGAAGCCGATACTTTCCGTGAAGAGTTGGATATTGTAACCGACCTACTGGAAGACAAGAAAGATAAAAAAGTACTGCTGTATTGTACCGGCGGAATTCGCTGCGAAAAAGCAAGTGCCTACCTGAAACACCAGGGATTTACAGACGTCAACCAGCTACACGGCGGAATCCTGGAATATGCACGTCAGATTAAAACGGCAAAGTTGGATTCTAAATTCCTTGGTAAAAACTTCGTGTTCGACGAACGTTTGGGCGAGAGTGTAAACGGCGAAATTATTTCGAAATGTCATCAGTGCGGTAAACCCTGCGATTCGCATACCAACTGCGATAATCACGGTTGCCATATACTTTTTATTCAGTGCCCGGAATGTGCCGAAAAATACCATGGTTGCTGCACCCCCGAATGTGCTGATGAAAAAGTGAACGGAACCGGCCGCCCATCAGATCTACGTATTGGTTTTGGCAATAGTCGTAAATTCAGAAAAAGCCTTTCGTTAATGCAACTCGAGCAAGAAAAATTAAATGTTCAATAA
- a CDS encoding S8 family serine peptidase — protein MKKLHLKVLALFCAGILIYSCDETIVSDETSNEAIELKSASSSKNSYIVVLNDAELTAELAKLKGYEKKQNAVKNTSAKILKRVGITDGELGHMYGTALKGFSVKIAPGQLKKLENDPSVAYIEVDKVIALAPPPGKGPNKGDGGDTGGETSTQETPWGITRVGGAADGTGKVAWIIDSGIDLDHPDLNVDANRSVTYLGGKSTPDDQNGHGTHVAGTIAALDNSQGVVGVAAGATVVAVRVLDRRGSGTVSGVVAGVDYVANNATTNDVANMSLGGGISPTLDNAVLTASSSCKFVLAAGNESDNADNHSPARVNGTNVYTISACDINDNWAYFSNYGPAVDYCAPGYSILSTWKNGGYNTISGTSMAAPHAAGVLLIGSAKTSGQVSGDPDGNPDPIISL, from the coding sequence ATGAAAAAACTCCATTTAAAAGTTCTGGCACTATTCTGCGCCGGAATATTAATTTATTCGTGTGATGAAACAATCGTATCCGACGAAACCTCTAATGAAGCGATTGAGCTTAAATCGGCATCCTCATCAAAAAACAGTTACATAGTGGTATTGAATGATGCCGAATTAACGGCCGAACTGGCAAAGCTGAAAGGTTACGAAAAGAAACAAAATGCTGTAAAAAACACATCGGCGAAAATTTTAAAGCGTGTCGGCATTACCGATGGTGAGCTTGGCCATATGTACGGAACTGCTTTAAAAGGCTTCTCTGTAAAAATTGCACCGGGTCAATTAAAAAAGCTCGAAAATGATCCTTCGGTTGCCTATATTGAAGTCGATAAAGTAATTGCACTCGCTCCTCCTCCGGGAAAAGGACCAAATAAAGGTGATGGTGGTGATACAGGAGGCGAAACTTCAACACAAGAAACACCATGGGGAATTACACGCGTTGGCGGAGCAGCTGATGGAACGGGTAAAGTTGCCTGGATAATTGATTCGGGAATTGACCTGGATCATCCTGATTTGAATGTAGATGCTAATAGAAGTGTGACATATTTGGGTGGAAAATCAACTCCAGATGACCAAAACGGACATGGAACCCATGTTGCCGGTACAATTGCAGCATTAGATAACTCACAAGGAGTTGTTGGCGTTGCAGCCGGAGCAACAGTTGTCGCTGTACGCGTTCTCGATCGTCGTGGAAGCGGAACTGTTTCAGGAGTTGTGGCCGGGGTGGATTATGTAGCTAATAATGCAACCACCAACGATGTTGCAAATATGAGTCTTGGTGGTGGAATTTCACCTACTCTCGACAATGCTGTTTTAACCGCATCTTCAAGCTGTAAATTTGTTTTAGCGGCCGGCAACGAAAGTGATAATGCAGATAACCATTCTCCTGCCAGAGTAAACGGAACAAATGTATACACCATTTCTGCGTGCGACATTAATGACAACTGGGCATATTTTTCGAATTATGGACCGGCAGTTGATTATTGTGCTCCTGGATATAGTATCTTGTCAACCTGGAAAAATGGAGGCTATAACACAATTAGTGGAACATCGATGGCTGCGCCACATGCAGCAGGAGTACTATTAATTGGCTCAGCAAAAACAAGTGGCCAGGTTAGCGGCGATCCGGACGGAAATCCAGATCCGATTATTTCATTGTAA